One region of Kytococcus sedentarius DSM 20547 genomic DNA includes:
- the ispG gene encoding flavodoxin-dependent (E)-4-hydroxy-3-methylbut-2-enyl-diphosphate synthase: protein MTVSLGMPAPVPQTVAPRRKSRKIKVGSTFVGGDAPVTVQTMTTTKTSDINGTLQQIAELTAAGCDIVRVACPTQDDADALPIIARKSQIPVIADIHFQPKYVFAAIDAGCAAVRVNPGNIRKFDDQVGAISRAAKDAGVSLRIGVNAGSLDQRLYDKYGKPTAEALVESAVWEASLFEEHDFHDFKISVKHNDPVVMIRAYEMLAERGDWPLHLGVTEAGPAFQGTIKSATAFGALLAKGIGDTIRVSLSAPPVEEVKVGTQILQALNLRPRKLEIVSCPSCGRAQVDVYKLADEVTAGLEGMTVPLRVAVMGCVVNGPGEAREADLGVASGNGKGQIFVKGEVIKTVPESQIVETLIEEAMRIAEDMGEPVDGVEGQPTVSVG, encoded by the coding sequence ATGACTGTTTCGCTGGGAATGCCCGCACCTGTCCCGCAGACCGTGGCGCCGCGCCGAAAGAGTCGCAAGATCAAGGTCGGCAGCACCTTCGTGGGTGGCGACGCGCCGGTCACCGTGCAGACGATGACCACCACCAAGACCTCCGACATCAACGGCACCCTGCAGCAGATCGCCGAGCTGACCGCGGCCGGCTGCGACATCGTGCGCGTGGCCTGCCCCACCCAGGACGATGCGGACGCGCTGCCGATCATCGCGCGCAAGTCGCAGATCCCGGTGATCGCCGACATCCACTTCCAGCCCAAGTACGTGTTCGCCGCCATCGATGCGGGGTGCGCCGCGGTGCGCGTGAACCCGGGCAACATCCGCAAGTTCGACGACCAGGTGGGCGCGATCTCCCGGGCCGCCAAGGACGCCGGCGTCTCGCTGCGGATCGGTGTGAACGCCGGCTCGCTCGACCAGCGCCTGTACGACAAGTACGGCAAGCCCACCGCCGAGGCCCTGGTGGAGTCGGCCGTGTGGGAGGCCAGCCTCTTCGAGGAGCACGACTTCCATGACTTCAAGATCTCGGTCAAGCACAACGACCCGGTGGTCATGATCCGGGCCTACGAGATGCTCGCCGAGCGCGGTGACTGGCCCCTGCACCTGGGCGTGACCGAGGCCGGTCCGGCCTTCCAGGGCACCATCAAGTCGGCCACCGCCTTCGGGGCGCTGCTCGCCAAGGGCATCGGCGACACCATCCGCGTGAGCCTCTCGGCCCCGCCGGTGGAGGAGGTGAAGGTCGGCACCCAGATCCTGCAGGCGCTGAACCTGCGCCCCCGCAAGCTCGAGATCGTCTCCTGCCCCTCCTGTGGGCGTGCGCAGGTGGACGTCTACAAGCTGGCCGATGAGGTGACCGCCGGTCTGGAGGGCATGACCGTGCCGCTGCGGGTGGCCGTGATGGGCTGCGTCGTGAACGGTCCGGGCGAGGCCCGCGAGGCCGACCTGGGCGTGGCCTCGGGCAACGGCAAGGGTCAGATCTTCGTCAAGGGCGAGGTCATCAAGACCGTGCCGGAGAGCCAGATCGTCGAGACCCTCATCGAGGAGGCGATGCGGATCGCCGAGGACATGGGCGAACCCGTCGACGGCGTGGAGGGGCAGCCCACCGTCAGCGTCGGCTGA
- a CDS encoding amino acid ABC transporter ATP-binding protein — protein sequence MTSHRQLHPTQDLDTNAPAISIRGLHKSFGEVKVLEGIDLDVHRGQVVCVIGPSGSGKSTLLRCVNRLEEPTAGQILIEGVDITDPDTELDAVRSRIGMVFQSFNLFSHMSVLRNLTLAQQKVKRRGRKEAVAIAMENLERVGLAHRAEAHPSQLSGGQQQRVAIARALSMNPDMMLFDEPTSALDPELVGDVLDSMKDLAREGMTMMVVTHEMGFAREVGDHLVFMAGGDIVEQGDPRQVLGNPGHERTQDFLAKVL from the coding sequence ATGACCTCCCACCGCCAGCTTCACCCCACCCAGGACCTGGACACCAACGCCCCGGCGATCAGCATCCGCGGCCTGCACAAGAGCTTTGGCGAGGTCAAGGTGCTCGAGGGCATCGACCTCGACGTGCACCGCGGTCAGGTGGTCTGCGTCATCGGGCCCTCGGGGTCCGGCAAGTCGACCCTGCTGCGGTGCGTGAACCGCCTCGAGGAGCCCACCGCCGGGCAGATCCTCATCGAGGGCGTGGACATCACCGACCCGGACACCGAGCTCGATGCGGTGCGCTCCCGCATCGGCATGGTGTTCCAGTCGTTCAACCTGTTCAGCCACATGTCGGTGCTGCGCAATCTCACCCTCGCACAGCAGAAGGTGAAGCGCCGCGGGCGCAAGGAAGCCGTGGCGATCGCGATGGAGAACCTCGAGCGCGTGGGCCTGGCCCACCGGGCCGAGGCCCACCCCTCGCAGCTGTCCGGCGGTCAGCAGCAGCGCGTCGCCATCGCCCGCGCGCTGTCGATGAACCCGGACATGATGCTGTTCGACGAGCCCACCAGCGCCCTGGACCCCGAGCTGGTGGGTGACGTGCTGGACTCGATGAAGGACCTCGCGCGCGAGGGCATGACGATGATGGTGGTGACCCACGAGATGGGCTTCGCCCGCGAGGTGGGCGACCACCTGGTCTTCATGGCCGGCGGCGACATCGTGGAGCAGGGAGACCCCCGCCAGGTGCTGGGCAACCCGGGGCACGAACGCACCCAGGACTTCCTGGCCAAAGTGCTCTGA
- a CDS encoding amino acid ABC transporter permease, protein MALTRRQRGRALQVGLYVLAAALVVLLLFTMKWDAIAANFFLTEGFTGTWETMVLTAAKNTILYTLVAFTGGFVLAVVLVLMKLAPVAPFRWFATAYIELFRGLPALLVILFMGFGIPIATGWTPPGGTVGAGLVGLMLVAGAYMAETLRAGIQAVPSGQVEAARSLGMTPAQTMASVTFPQALRIVVPPLTNELVILIKDTSLLFVLGFMTHQKELTTAARDFMNAGPSAGTSTSLVFAALLYLAITLPLTQVVAWLERRQNRRSTR, encoded by the coding sequence ATGGCACTCACCCGCAGACAACGCGGCCGGGCGCTGCAGGTAGGGCTCTACGTCCTGGCTGCAGCGCTCGTGGTGCTGCTGCTGTTCACGATGAAGTGGGACGCGATCGCGGCCAACTTCTTCCTCACCGAGGGCTTCACCGGCACGTGGGAGACCATGGTCCTCACGGCGGCCAAGAACACGATCCTCTACACGCTGGTCGCGTTCACCGGTGGCTTCGTGCTGGCCGTGGTGCTGGTGCTCATGAAGCTGGCCCCGGTGGCGCCCTTCCGCTGGTTCGCGACCGCCTACATCGAGCTCTTCCGCGGTCTGCCGGCGCTGCTGGTGATCCTGTTCATGGGCTTCGGCATCCCCATCGCCACCGGGTGGACCCCACCGGGTGGCACCGTCGGCGCCGGACTGGTCGGCCTGATGCTCGTGGCCGGGGCCTACATGGCGGAGACGCTGCGGGCCGGCATCCAGGCCGTGCCCAGCGGCCAGGTGGAGGCCGCCCGGTCGCTCGGCATGACGCCCGCGCAGACGATGGCGAGCGTCACCTTCCCGCAGGCGCTGCGGATCGTCGTGCCGCCACTGACGAACGAGCTGGTGATCCTCATCAAGGACACGTCGTTGCTGTTCGTGCTGGGCTTCATGACCCACCAGAAGGAGCTGACGACCGCCGCCCGTGACTTCATGAACGCCGGGCCCTCGGCCGGGACGTCCACCTCCCTGGTGTTCGCCGCGCTGCTGTACCTGGCCATCACGCTGCCGCTGACCCAGGTCGTGGCCTGGCTGGAGCGCCGACAGAACCGCAGGAGCACCCGATGA
- a CDS encoding ABC transporter substrate-binding protein — MSHTSPHLRLLAVAAAAALTLAACGSEEDDSTGGGGDDASADLSLISDGKLTVCSDIPYAPFEFEDPDADSGYSGFDIDITSEIAKGLDLELAVKDADFSGLQSGLALNSGQCDLVASAMTITDDRKKNLGFSDGYYDSLQSLLVPEGSDITGIGDLNGKKVGVQQATSGEKYAQENAEGAQLVALPSNAEMVQAIKAGQVDALLQDLPVNVDNAKAGGYEVVEEFDTGETYGLAAKKDNQALLDAVNAELSEMRDNGTYDEFYDKYFTVEGEGEGEESPAASESSSSAS, encoded by the coding sequence ATGAGCCACACATCCCCCCACCTGCGCCTGCTCGCGGTCGCCGCTGCCGCCGCCCTCACCCTCGCCGCCTGCGGATCGGAGGAGGACGACTCCACCGGTGGTGGTGGCGACGACGCCTCCGCCGACCTGTCCCTCATCAGCGACGGCAAGCTGACCGTCTGCTCAGACATCCCCTACGCCCCCTTCGAGTTCGAGGACCCCGACGCCGACTCCGGGTACTCGGGCTTCGACATCGACATCACCTCGGAGATCGCCAAGGGCCTGGACCTCGAGCTCGCCGTGAAGGACGCGGACTTCTCCGGCCTGCAGTCCGGGTTGGCGCTGAACTCCGGCCAGTGCGACCTGGTGGCCTCGGCCATGACGATCACCGACGACCGCAAGAAGAACCTCGGCTTCTCCGACGGTTACTACGACTCCCTGCAGTCCCTGCTGGTCCCCGAGGGCAGCGACATCACGGGCATCGGCGACCTGAACGGCAAGAAGGTGGGCGTGCAGCAGGCCACCTCCGGGGAGAAGTACGCCCAGGAGAACGCCGAGGGCGCCCAGCTGGTGGCGCTGCCCTCCAACGCCGAGATGGTGCAGGCCATCAAGGCCGGCCAGGTCGACGCCCTGCTGCAGGACCTGCCGGTCAACGTCGACAACGCCAAGGCCGGCGGCTACGAGGTGGTCGAGGAGTTCGACACCGGCGAGACCTACGGGCTGGCCGCCAAGAAGGACAACCAGGCCCTGTTGGACGCCGTGAACGCCGAGCTCTCCGAGATGCGCGACAACGGCACGTACGACGAGTTCTACGACAAGTACTTCACCGTGGAGGGTGAGGGCGAGGGCGAGGAGTCGCCCGCGGCCTCCGAGTCCTCCTCGTCCGCCAGCTGA
- a CDS encoding DUF6882 domain-containing protein — MEQTQAPSLDHATILNDALLWSRITQRQFDQLLEQEVGPDAQVGVDLEAGQIQFASDSAEITGDLHLIGSVAPGPQSLLWAWANEMFADAPAARLSHELREFGEAHGVTELTSQEVPLSLDGQEVEAAVISAAHDAGTVAAKVTGTQPYFVSDAGNGTWVVTLISGITLPAPELSSLPALLEEAADSGLLTDHRRALYHLGVDGPWPATWSADGERVRFDDGEGQVEVQLDAQGRIDQIRSDLA; from the coding sequence ATGGAGCAGACCCAGGCACCCTCCCTCGACCACGCGACGATCCTCAACGACGCCCTCCTCTGGTCGCGCATCACCCAGCGGCAGTTCGACCAGCTGCTGGAGCAGGAGGTGGGCCCGGACGCCCAGGTGGGGGTGGACCTCGAGGCCGGGCAGATCCAGTTCGCCTCGGACAGCGCCGAGATCACCGGCGACCTGCACCTCATCGGGTCGGTCGCGCCGGGGCCCCAGTCGCTCCTGTGGGCCTGGGCCAACGAGATGTTCGCCGACGCGCCCGCCGCCCGGCTGTCGCACGAGCTGCGGGAGTTCGGCGAGGCCCACGGGGTGACCGAGCTGACCTCGCAGGAGGTGCCCCTGTCGCTGGACGGCCAGGAGGTCGAGGCCGCCGTCATCTCGGCCGCCCACGACGCGGGCACCGTGGCCGCGAAGGTCACCGGCACCCAGCCCTACTTCGTCTCCGATGCGGGCAACGGCACCTGGGTGGTGACCCTCATCTCGGGCATCACCCTGCCGGCCCCCGAGCTGTCCAGCCTGCCCGCGCTGTTGGAGGAGGCCGCGGACTCCGGCCTGCTGACCGACCACCGTCGCGCGCTCTACCACCTGGGCGTGGACGGGCCCTGGCCCGCCACCTGGTCGGCGGACGGCGAGCGGGTGCGCTTCGACGACGGCGAGGGCCAGGTGGAGGTCCAGCTCGACGCGCAGGGACGGATCGACCAGATCCGTAGCGACCTGGCCTGA
- a CDS encoding GNAT family N-acetyltransferase — protein MTALGPQHTDEVLSLCAQDPAARVFVASRIEEGVLNARGQVLGWVAGGRLQAMVLCGANVVPVGLDERSAAALADHVGSRRALSSSLFGEVAAVRLLWEQLRPLWGPARDERWEQWSMVTSTRPAELGVRADPRVRPARLEELDLVHPAGAAMFTEEIGYPPYQGSPARYRAGFEQLISQGRTFVVVEDGRVVFKADVGSVAFGVAQVQGVWTHPSQRGRGLATGAMAGVVDQLLTDGLPAVWRPGRVPPGPVGSPRERIGTVHLYVNDYNHAARAVYERVGMRRVGTFATIIL, from the coding sequence GTGACGGCCCTCGGCCCGCAGCACACCGACGAGGTCCTCTCGCTGTGCGCCCAGGACCCCGCGGCCCGGGTGTTCGTCGCCTCCCGGATCGAGGAGGGGGTCCTGAACGCGCGCGGCCAGGTGCTGGGCTGGGTGGCCGGGGGGCGCCTGCAGGCGATGGTCCTGTGCGGCGCCAACGTGGTGCCCGTGGGTCTCGACGAGCGATCGGCGGCGGCTCTGGCCGACCACGTGGGCTCGCGGCGGGCCCTGTCCAGCTCGCTCTTCGGAGAGGTCGCGGCCGTGCGGCTGCTGTGGGAGCAGCTGCGGCCGCTGTGGGGGCCCGCGCGCGACGAGCGGTGGGAGCAGTGGTCGATGGTCACCTCCACCCGGCCCGCGGAGCTGGGGGTCCGTGCCGATCCCCGGGTGCGCCCGGCCCGGCTCGAGGAGCTCGACCTCGTGCACCCCGCCGGCGCGGCCATGTTCACCGAGGAGATCGGCTACCCGCCCTACCAGGGCTCGCCGGCGCGCTACCGGGCCGGGTTCGAGCAGCTCATCTCCCAGGGCCGCACCTTCGTGGTCGTCGAGGACGGACGCGTGGTCTTCAAGGCCGATGTGGGGTCGGTCGCCTTCGGGGTGGCGCAGGTGCAGGGGGTCTGGACGCACCCCTCGCAACGCGGTCGCGGACTGGCCACCGGCGCCATGGCGGGGGTGGTGGACCAGCTGCTGACCGACGGCCTGCCCGCGGTGTGGAGGCCGGGCCGGGTGCCGCCCGGCCCCGTCGGGTCACCCCGGGAGCGGATCGGCACCGTCCACCTCTACGTGAACGACTACAACCACGCTGCCCGCGCCGTGTACGAACGGGTCGGGATGCGGCGCGTGGGCACCTTCGCGACGATCATCCTGTAG
- a CDS encoding gluconokinase, with product MAQHQAPPHQVVIGIDVGTTAAKVTAFGVGTPFRTTVEREYPLLRPRPGWAVQEVPTVLAAVAAALAECVHRVAGSHVACLSVSTAMHGLVGLDDELRPLTPLATWADGRAAEQSARLATQGVARELHERSGTPVHPFAPLSKLLWFAQEEPELFGRVRAWAGLKDVVLHHLTGTLVTELSSASGTGLLDLRTRQWSPDTLELVRVRQDQLPEVLDTTAALGLTRRVAERLGLPVATPVVVGAGDGPLGNLGTGALEPGVAGLSTGTSAALRQIVPEPRIDPEGRLFCYALTRDAWAVGGALTTGGSVVRWAGDVFGRDLMGSPGETVDADLLALARSVPPGSEGLAMVPWLGAERAPLWDPTVRGAFVGLRASHTRGHFVRAAVEGVALQVEAVLRQVESIHPVHEIRATGGVFRSDLWRDVLSAVLNRPLVVAAGAEGSGLGAAALGAWATGLADDLPGALQLLADEDTLTGDEEVIRPDPERVAQYDRLTDSVADTLETLGRAAEVLRSS from the coding sequence ATGGCCCAGCACCAGGCACCCCCCCACCAGGTCGTCATCGGCATCGACGTCGGGACCACGGCCGCCAAGGTCACGGCCTTCGGGGTCGGCACCCCCTTCAGGACCACGGTGGAGCGGGAGTACCCGCTGCTGCGGCCCCGCCCCGGGTGGGCTGTCCAGGAGGTCCCCACGGTGCTGGCGGCGGTCGCGGCGGCGCTGGCGGAGTGCGTGCACCGCGTGGCCGGTAGCCACGTGGCCTGCCTCTCGGTGAGCACGGCCATGCACGGCCTGGTGGGCCTCGACGACGAGCTGCGCCCGCTGACCCCGCTGGCGACCTGGGCCGACGGCCGGGCCGCGGAGCAGTCGGCGCGGCTGGCCACCCAGGGAGTGGCCCGCGAGCTGCACGAGCGTTCGGGTACGCCGGTGCACCCCTTCGCGCCGTTGTCGAAGCTGTTGTGGTTCGCACAGGAGGAGCCCGAGCTCTTCGGCCGGGTGCGCGCCTGGGCCGGGCTCAAGGACGTGGTGCTGCACCACCTCACCGGCACCCTCGTCACCGAGCTCTCCAGCGCGAGCGGCACGGGTCTGCTGGACCTGCGCACTCGGCAGTGGTCGCCGGACACGCTCGAGCTGGTCCGCGTGCGCCAGGACCAGCTGCCGGAGGTGCTGGACACCACCGCTGCCCTGGGGCTGACCCGCCGGGTGGCCGAGCGCCTGGGGCTGCCGGTCGCGACCCCGGTGGTGGTGGGGGCCGGCGACGGCCCCCTGGGAAACCTCGGGACCGGCGCGCTGGAGCCGGGCGTGGCCGGTCTCTCCACCGGCACCAGCGCCGCACTGCGGCAGATCGTTCCCGAGCCCCGCATCGATCCCGAGGGACGGCTGTTCTGCTACGCGCTCACGCGGGACGCCTGGGCGGTCGGGGGCGCGCTGACCACCGGCGGCTCGGTGGTGCGCTGGGCCGGTGACGTCTTCGGGCGGGACCTCATGGGGAGCCCCGGGGAGACGGTGGACGCCGACCTGCTGGCGCTGGCGCGGTCGGTCCCGCCGGGCTCCGAGGGACTGGCGATGGTGCCGTGGCTCGGGGCGGAGCGGGCCCCCCTGTGGGACCCCACCGTCCGGGGCGCCTTCGTGGGGCTGCGCGCGAGCCACACCCGCGGCCACTTCGTCCGGGCGGCCGTGGAGGGCGTGGCCCTGCAGGTCGAGGCCGTGCTGCGGCAGGTGGAGTCCATCCACCCCGTCCACGAGATCCGCGCCACCGGAGGGGTGTTCCGCAGCGACCTGTGGCGCGACGTGCTCTCGGCGGTGCTGAACCGACCCCTCGTCGTGGCGGCCGGGGCGGAGGGCTCGGGTCTGGGCGCCGCCGCGCTGGGGGCGTGGGCGACCGGACTGGCCGACGACCTGCCCGGGGCGCTGCAGCTGCTGGCGGACGAGGACACCCTCACCGGCGACGAGGAGGTCATCCGGCCGGACCCTGAGCGCGTGGCGCAGTACGACCGGCTCACGGACTCCGTCGCGGACACCCTCGAAACCCTGGGACGGGCGGCGGAGGTGCTGCGCAGCAGCTGA
- a CDS encoding proline--tRNA ligase, which produces MAMRMSTLFLRTLREDPTDAELPGHRLLVRAGYVRRVAPGIYTWLPLGLKVMEKVKGIVREEMEAIGDQEIAFPSLLPREPYEASNRWTEYGDDLFRLTDRKGADMLLGPTHEEMFTLAVKDLYTSYKDLPLGLFQILPKYRDELRPRAGVLRGREFTMKDAYSFDVDEAGLEAAYQRHRKAYTRVFDRLGFEYVAVHADSGAMGGSASEEFLAVMDSGEDTFVRDESGYAANVEAVQMPVVPVPTDEAERTALWGHLPAAHVEDTPDTPTIETLVAAANADHPRADGREWTAADTLKNVLVVLVHPDGTREPLAIGVPGDREVDAKRLEAQVSPAVVEPFETADFEQYPDLAKGYIGPGVLGAERATGIRYLLDPLVTPGSAWVTGADEAGKHVFDLVHGRDFTADGTIHAASIREGDPSPTGAGPLRLARGVEMGHIFQLGTKYAEALGLKVLDQNGKLVTVQMGSYGIGITRAVGVVAETHHDEIGLVWPRELSPADVHVVATGKDAAVLEKAEELTAALEQQGLTVLLDDRPKVSPGVKFKDAELIGVPTILVVGKGLAEGEVEIKDRAAGSSRAVAVDAAVEAVVAEVRGQ; this is translated from the coding sequence ATGGCGATGCGCATGTCGACCCTGTTCCTGCGGACCCTGCGGGAGGACCCGACCGACGCCGAGCTGCCGGGTCACCGCCTGCTCGTGCGTGCCGGGTACGTGCGTCGCGTCGCCCCGGGCATCTACACCTGGCTGCCGCTGGGCCTGAAGGTCATGGAGAAGGTCAAGGGCATCGTCCGCGAGGAGATGGAGGCGATCGGGGACCAGGAGATCGCCTTCCCCTCGCTGCTGCCCCGGGAGCCCTACGAGGCGAGCAACCGGTGGACCGAGTACGGCGACGACCTGTTCCGCCTGACCGACCGCAAGGGCGCGGACATGCTGCTGGGCCCCACCCACGAGGAGATGTTCACCCTCGCCGTGAAGGACCTGTACACCTCGTACAAGGACCTGCCGTTGGGCCTCTTCCAGATCCTGCCGAAGTACCGCGACGAGCTCCGGCCGCGCGCCGGCGTGCTGCGCGGGCGGGAGTTCACCATGAAGGACGCCTACTCCTTCGACGTGGACGAGGCCGGTCTGGAGGCCGCCTACCAGCGCCACCGCAAGGCCTACACGCGGGTCTTCGACCGGCTCGGCTTCGAGTACGTCGCCGTGCACGCGGACTCCGGTGCGATGGGCGGTTCGGCCTCCGAGGAGTTCCTCGCGGTGATGGACTCCGGGGAGGACACCTTCGTCCGCGACGAGTCCGGCTACGCCGCCAACGTCGAGGCGGTCCAGATGCCGGTGGTGCCGGTGCCCACCGACGAGGCCGAGCGCACCGCCCTGTGGGGGCACCTGCCTGCTGCGCACGTGGAGGACACCCCGGACACGCCCACCATCGAGACGCTCGTGGCCGCGGCGAACGCCGACCACCCCCGCGCCGACGGCCGGGAGTGGACGGCCGCCGACACGTTGAAGAACGTCCTCGTCGTGCTGGTGCACCCCGACGGCACCCGCGAGCCGCTGGCCATCGGTGTGCCCGGGGATCGCGAGGTCGACGCCAAGCGCCTGGAGGCCCAGGTCTCCCCGGCCGTGGTCGAGCCCTTCGAGACGGCGGACTTCGAGCAGTACCCCGACCTCGCCAAGGGCTACATCGGCCCCGGGGTGCTGGGGGCGGAGCGCGCCACCGGCATCCGGTACCTGCTGGACCCGCTGGTGACCCCGGGGTCGGCCTGGGTGACCGGTGCGGACGAGGCCGGCAAGCACGTCTTCGACCTCGTGCACGGCCGGGACTTCACCGCCGACGGCACCATCCACGCAGCCAGCATCCGCGAGGGTGACCCCAGCCCCACCGGCGCCGGCCCGCTGCGTCTGGCGCGGGGTGTGGAGATGGGGCACATCTTCCAGCTCGGCACCAAGTACGCCGAGGCGCTGGGCCTGAAGGTGCTCGACCAGAACGGCAAGCTCGTGACGGTGCAGATGGGCTCCTACGGCATCGGCATCACCCGCGCGGTCGGGGTCGTGGCCGAGACGCACCACGACGAGATCGGGCTCGTGTGGCCCCGCGAGCTCAGTCCCGCCGACGTGCACGTGGTGGCGACGGGCAAGGACGCCGCCGTGCTGGAGAAGGCCGAGGAGCTGACGGCCGCCCTCGAGCAGCAGGGCCTGACCGTCCTGCTGGACGATCGGCCCAAGGTGTCCCCGGGCGTGAAGTTCAAGGATGCCGAGCTCATCGGCGTCCCGACCATCCTCGTGGTGGGCAAGGGCCTGGCCGAGGGCGAGGTCGAGATCAAGGACCGGGCGGCGGGCAGCTCGCGCGCCGTCGCGGTGGACGCCGCGGTCGAGGCCGTCGTGGCAGAGGTGCGCGGGCAGTGA
- a CDS encoding sulfite exporter TauE/SafE family protein — protein sequence MPELEVTLTLLALMFAAGLLAGWIDAVVGGGGLVQLPALMLGFPQAAPVQVLATNKIAAIAGTSVSAVTYYRRVRPDLRTAIPLAVLAFAGSFFGARVAAAIPQEAFTPIIMGALVLVGAYTLLKKDLGREARMRFDGREHLAVAGLAGAAIGFYDGALGPGTGSFLVFALVGLLGYDFLAASAKAKIANVATNLAALVVFVPMGAVVWEVGAVMALGNVIGGYLGARTAVARGGGFVRVVFIVVVGTFLLRLGWDLLTPVA from the coding sequence GTGCCTGAGCTGGAGGTCACGCTCACCCTCCTGGCCCTGATGTTCGCCGCCGGCCTGCTTGCCGGCTGGATCGATGCCGTGGTCGGCGGCGGCGGCCTGGTACAGCTCCCGGCCCTGATGCTGGGCTTCCCCCAGGCCGCCCCGGTCCAGGTGCTGGCGACGAACAAGATCGCCGCCATTGCCGGCACCTCGGTGAGCGCCGTGACCTACTACCGGCGGGTCCGGCCGGACCTGCGCACCGCCATCCCGCTGGCGGTGCTGGCCTTCGCCGGCTCCTTCTTCGGCGCTCGGGTGGCCGCGGCCATCCCCCAGGAGGCCTTCACCCCCATCATCATGGGGGCGCTGGTGCTCGTGGGGGCCTACACGCTGCTGAAGAAGGACCTCGGCCGGGAGGCACGCATGCGCTTCGACGGCCGGGAGCACCTGGCGGTGGCGGGCCTGGCCGGCGCGGCGATCGGCTTCTACGACGGGGCGCTGGGGCCCGGCACGGGCAGTTTCCTGGTGTTCGCCCTGGTGGGCCTGCTCGGCTACGACTTCCTGGCCGCCAGCGCCAAGGCCAAGATCGCGAACGTCGCCACCAACCTCGCGGCGCTGGTGGTGTTCGTCCCGATGGGGGCGGTCGTCTGGGAGGTCGGTGCGGTCATGGCCCTGGGCAACGTCATCGGTGGCTACCTCGGGGCCCGTACGGCCGTCGCCCGCGGGGGTGGCTTCGTGCGGGTGGTCTTCATCGTGGTGGTCGGCACCTTCCTGCTGCGCCTGGGTTGGGACCTGCTGACCCCGGTCGCCTGA
- a CDS encoding CapA family protein — MHTSVTTRTLALAALGSLTLAACSGESGSDPSSPDTPGSPSESSPADEPSGSGEAEPSESDSNSPSGSTSASDEASPSGGAEPSGDSSPSPSGSSEAAAAGTSFTVVATGDVLVHRDIITQARANGSGGGYDFSPMFAPVKPWLAGGDVTICNQETPLSPDNTGLTNSNKIAVFNTPHEQADALAEAGIDACSTANNHTLDQGIDGITATRALMDEAGVVPIGPAEAPTGGQQGDGSDNPVLLEAGDQTVGVLTYSYNVANAGLSEELSSHPWMEKHMWFAQKKAGIEAQAKQAREQGADVVVAVVHWGAEYSIPPRPEQEQLANQLLKGDQVDAIFGHHAHLPQPCATINDKTVFYGLGNFLSAQRKKPTNNFPPQVQDGMIAGITFTADGEGGWTQQASYQPTIVTQPKFVIEPVSPTEHPESFQRTSSTVEKLGAASCNAEIMQPQG, encoded by the coding sequence ATGCACACCTCAGTCACCACCCGCACCCTGGCCCTCGCGGCGCTGGGCAGCCTCACCCTCGCCGCCTGCAGCGGTGAGAGTGGCTCGGACCCGAGCTCCCCGGACACGCCCGGCTCCCCCAGCGAGAGCTCCCCCGCCGACGAGCCGTCCGGCTCCGGTGAGGCCGAGCCCTCCGAGTCCGACAGCAACTCACCCTCGGGCAGCACCTCGGCCTCCGACGAGGCGTCCCCCTCCGGTGGGGCCGAACCCTCCGGCGATTCCAGCCCCTCCCCCTCCGGCTCGAGCGAGGCGGCGGCGGCCGGCACGTCCTTCACCGTGGTGGCGACCGGGGACGTCCTGGTGCACCGCGACATCATCACGCAGGCACGGGCCAACGGCTCCGGGGGCGGCTACGACTTCTCGCCCATGTTCGCCCCGGTGAAGCCGTGGCTGGCCGGCGGGGACGTCACGATCTGCAACCAGGAGACCCCCCTTTCGCCGGACAACACCGGACTGACGAACAGCAACAAGATCGCGGTGTTCAACACCCCCCACGAGCAGGCCGACGCGCTGGCCGAGGCCGGCATCGACGCCTGCAGCACGGCGAACAACCACACCCTCGACCAGGGCATCGACGGGATCACCGCCACCCGTGCGCTCATGGACGAGGCGGGCGTCGTCCCCATCGGCCCGGCCGAGGCACCCACCGGCGGCCAGCAGGGTGACGGGTCGGACAACCCCGTCCTGCTCGAGGCCGGCGACCAGACCGTGGGCGTGCTGACCTACTCCTACAACGTGGCCAACGCGGGGCTCTCGGAGGAGCTCTCCTCCCACCCGTGGATGGAGAAGCACATGTGGTTCGCCCAGAAGAAGGCCGGCATCGAGGCCCAGGCGAAGCAGGCCCGCGAACAGGGCGCCGACGTGGTGGTCGCGGTCGTCCACTGGGGCGCGGAGTACTCCATCCCGCCGCGGCCCGAGCAGGAGCAGCTGGCCAACCAGCTGCTGAAGGGCGACCAGGTGGACGCCATCTTCGGCCATCACGCCCACCTGCCGCAGCCGTGCGCCACGATCAACGACAAGACGGTCTTCTACGGCTTGGGCAACTTCCTGTCGGCCCAGCGCAAGAAGCCCACCAACAACTTCCCGCCGCAGGTGCAGGACGGCATGATCGCCGGCATCACCTTCACCGCCGACGGCGAGGGCGGGTGGACGCAGCAGGCCAGCTACCAGCCGACGATCGTGACCCAGCCGAAGTTCGTCATCGAGCCGGTGAGCCCGACCGAGCACCCGGAGTCCTTCCAGCGCACCAGCAGCACCGTGGAGAAGCTCGGTGCCGCCTCCTGCAACGCGGAGATCATGCAGCCGCAGGGCTGA